Within Rhododendron vialii isolate Sample 1 chromosome 12a, ASM3025357v1, the genomic segment acccattatttcttttccttttttctcctCCATCTCTCAAGTCTCAAGAATCTCACGCACCATAAGATTGTATTTGGATGCCGTAATCTCGAAGAACAATACCTGGGTATTTTCCTTCCGACCTGGTAGTAAATATGTAAGAAAACATTTGTTTGGAAAATTGCCAAGCCAAAATTAAAAAAGGGAATCTTGGACTGGAGGCGGGGGGCTGCTCCCAGTTTCTGGGCCCattccggtctcgctccgatgattggaatcgttcactttgtaggactcgtcgagtagaacaaccatgcaaaaaatcagcttaattagatatcgttaagtgcctgatcggaacctttttatgttgaaaagaatggacccgaaacactggatcaaatccactgtaacccatgagctgagagttatatgggctctgaTTAGGCATTTAAcgatattcaattaagctgattttttagatGGTTAttctactcaacgagctctacagagtgaacgatttcgatcatcggagcgagaccggagtgggcccagaaTCGGGCACAGcagcgccccccccccccttggACTATTATGGGTGAAGAGAGGGATTAGATCCCACTTATTTAGGAAATTTGACCCTAGATGGATAAAGTCAACAAGAATCATATTCCTATTTCGTTCTGCTCCAAATGCACTAATCACAAGAAAACATTATCGCGTTCTCAATTCTACTCGAGATCCTTACCatccaaacggagcctaaaataCTACTCTCTCTTGATTTAACAATATACTTATGGTACTATCCAGCCTGCAATTCCTAAGTTgagaagaaacaaaacaaagaagtgCAAATAGCAAAGACAAAGTAGAAGTTTCATAACACCAGGAGAAAGAAAGATCAAAGATGAACCTGAATCAATCTGTGCATTTATAAAGTGGCAAACAAATTTGAACCCAATTCATCTTTTATACATTACAACAACTTTCCTGACGGTACACAGCTTCAGCCTTCCAGAAAAAACAAGTCTTTTTGAACAAACAACGTGTTCTTCTCTATCCAATATTACACTAGTCATGAAAACCCTGACAAAGCAAATTGATCAAGACAATGTTTCGAAGCCTAATCTGCGTTTGCCTTCTGTTTCCTTCTAGACTTGCTGAACAATTTAGAAGGCGGAGAAGGAGAGAACTCAAACGGGAGAGGAGGGAGATGCATTTCCCCTCTCAGAATCTTAACAATCTCCCCGATATCTGGCCTCAATTCGGGCATCTTCTGTAAACAAGCGAGCGCCAAGTTAATGCACAAGCTTGCTTGTTCCTTATTGTACTCATCTTTTAGTCTCTCATCCACAAGTTCTAATACGTTTCCAGAATGAGCCAATTGCCGGCACCAACTTATCAAGTTTGCTTTCTCAAGCTTCATGGGCGAAGACAGAACATGCAACGGCCTTCTACCGGAAACAATCACAAGTATCAAAACTCCCAGGCTGTAAATATCCGCCTTCTCCATTAAGTACCCACAACCACCATATTCAGGCGCAACATAACATAGGGTTCCTCTCATGCTAGTCGTGCTACTTAACTCGCGACTAAATAAATCGCCACTCCACATTTCACTACCACCAGAGCAATTGTTCTTGTTCTTCCACCCCCTCCTGAAACTAAACTCCATATTGGGATCCACTCCATTGCGGTTATTATTTCCGAATTTTCTCCTTTTGTGGAACTTGCAGCGTCTAATCAACTCAAAACGAGGAATTCTAAAACCCTTCTTGATATACTTGGTTTCGAGCCTTTTTAGCTTATTACCACTAGTCTTCTTGCTAATTTCATCAAGGTACTCTTCCTTCCACCACTCCTGCATCTTTCTATGCTTCTTCCGCGGTTCCCACCCCCTTGATACTTCAGTCCCAAAACCCTTAGGGTCGTGTAACTGGGTTTCATTTGCCTCTTTAAGGTTATCCAACCGAACAAAATTTTCCCGGTTAGTGTTCTCCGGAGAGCTCTTCTTTTCCTCATCCCAATCGGCATTCACTGTCGCGCAAATTTGGCTTCCAATCCACTCCATCACATAATCTTTACTACACAATTCACCACTCCCATCTTGTCTCCACCACCAATCCTTTCCCCACTGCTTTGACTCACTGCTCAATTTCAACTCCTTACTATGATCAGCACTAAAAACCTCATCATCATAAATCACGCCCTTATTCCAATCATCACcattttcaaaattccaaaTTGAAACCTCCTTACCCTTTTCAACCCTGCTTCCACCATCATTCTCCCTCCCAACATTGCCATTATAATTACAAGCGAACGAATTCAAGTTCACAATCCCACTATTTTTCGAAGAACAAGAAGCTTGCAAAGCGAGAGCGAAATCCACCTCATTACAGCTCTCCGCCGGAGTCCCTATCCCCGGTGTTTCCCCTCCCCCTCCGGCCAGATTCCCTGAAAGCTCCTGACTAAACAAATCAACAACACCAAACTCACCCTCATTCTTAACCCTAGACAACCCGAAATCAGAAAGCTTTGCTCTGTTCTCCCAATCAAGCAACACATTACTAGGCTTGACATCCCCATGAATCACAGGTGGGTCACATTCAACATGAAGAAACTCAAGCGCCCTAGAGACATCTAGAACTATCTCGAACCTTCTCCCCCAATTCAAAACCCTCCAATTTTCGCCGAACAAAGACTCTTGTAAGCTCCTATTCGGCATGTACTCATAAACCAACAGTCTCTTACTCTTGTAAACGCAAAACCCCAATAGGGAAACAATAAAGGGAGACTTCAAATTCAAACCACCCAGTACCTCTACCTCATTTTGAAACTCCCGTTCGTTCTGAAACGACGCCGAGTCGAGGGTCTTGACCGCGACGAGCTTCCCGTCGCGGAGAATTCCCCGGAAGACCGTACCGGACCCGCCTTTTCCGATGGAATTACATGCGCTGAACTCGTTCGTAGCAGATTTGAGCTCCTTGTAGCTGAATCTCTGGAGgtggaggagggaggaggagggggagtcGAAGGGGAGAGTTCGGGAGCGGCGGAGGAAGGAGGAGTAGAGGTGGTAGAGGAGGTACAGGACGgcgcagaagaggaagagggagaaggAGAGGGTGAGGGTGAGGAAGAGCAGGGTGGGCTTAGGGTTTGGAGAGGAGAACTGGCGTGAAGGCATTGTGGGTTTCTGTGGAGTTTTGTGGGTTGTGGGTTTTTGTGGGTTTGgcttggaggagagagaaggggaaggggaagtgGAAGTGgaagtggaggaggagagagagaggtggcggtggtggtggatttTTTCTTGTGGTGGACTCTGTATCTAAGGGGAGgttgttttcttgattttcttggttTGCTTGGCTTTACAGTTGGGGAATCATTTGGATTGATTTTAccatgattttgttttgtttagttaAGTCGTAAGTGTGTTGGTTGAACTCTACTAGATTACAAAGATTAGTGGAAAgtggatttgattttttttaaatttggggGAATGTTACTGATTGTTACTATGTGGTGGACCAACAAGACAGAGTTCTTTTTTGACTAAAGAGAAAGGTTTTGTAGGTGAGATCTTGGGAGGGGAAGGAAAGAAATTGGAGGGAAGTAAGTGTGGATTACAGTGGCGCTGTGtctttttccctctttgctTACTGGTCATGGGAAGGGACAGGCTTTCTACCCAACTGGAATGGTGCAGTTTGCCTTATTTTGGGCTCGTGTGGGGTACGTTTTGATGATCTAAATTGATTCACTATGTAAAATTCATTGAGAACTTCATTTCTTTTCCGGTAGTATTATTTGgaaaaaagaataggaaaaaAGTGAAAGTAGAATTGTGAGAAAATGTATTTAGCCATACACTATAACAATTGTTTTAAGGAGTTAGCTAAAAGCATCTCCAAAGCAGTTGCCATTGCCGAATAGTAGTGACCAACGTATCTTTCCCATAGAATCCAACTCGTGAACAGCTCGTTTAAAAAATGTAtgatttgtcaaaatttatctttCTGTCTTTCACTCATCTTTATGGCATTTACATTTACTTTTTCTGaatgggaaaaaagaagaagtcatttATACGATTTAAATTTTAAACACTATAgcattcaaatttttaatcaaAACAATTCAAATGTCCTTtcaaagtcaaatttttttttagtacggCATGCAAGAAACCATAAGTTAAGGGGTAGTAAATAGTACTTCACAAATCAAACATCTATTTTCAGTAATAGATACGTCTTACCACTTGAGCATCTCTCTGTTATCGAGTCAATAATTGCGGATGCCATGATCttaaaacttttctttttactcATTTTCTTCAAAACTTTAGCTCCGTTTTACTTTTGCTAATCCAAAGTGAAAAcaatattttcctttcctttctatCAAGTTCGTTAATCAATTTGCATAAAAGCACCTCTAAAAGGTTTGGTAGGCCatgataaaaggaaaagaaaaggtgaaggaaaggaaaaaggaaaagtaaaaaaagaaaaatcttgaATATTCAAAAGAATTGTCTTTGAGTATTCAAAAGAATTGTCTTTGAGATGCACATTCCCATCCTAAAGTGGGTCATGGTACCTCTGATCCTCATCTTTAAATCAGCTACTCTCCTTACCATATCTCTCCATACTTTGTTatactttcaattattatccACATCTTGGATtcaaaattatgatccaaaccattcacCTTGTAGAATACACAAATAACTATAAGTCTACAAAATACTAGCGTGATCCGGTATCGATAGATATGTGGATAGGTTACACTTCGTTCCGTAAATTGTAAAGTTAAACTTTAGAATATATTTACCGTTCACTTTGCATAACAAGTTGCAACATGTTCACTCATTAATTTATCCATATACGATCATACTAGTACTTTGCAAAGTTATTGTTCTTTGCGTATTCTACAAggtgaacagttcggatcataatTTTAAGCCCGAGATGTGGACAAAAATTGAGAGCATTGAGAGATAGGGAGAGGATGTCATCCCATTTTTGTTTAAGGGTGATGCTGCAAAAGCCACAAATGGCACATTCACTACTCTCAATTAGGTTTGAGGCCACTTTGTGGagtagtactatatatatatggtgAAAATGAGCTTTTTGTatttgtaattcaaaagacaaATTGGGTTATGGTGCAAGGCTTCGTTGGCGTTGCTTTTTTCGGTGCACATAGGGGGGTAGCAACTAGCAAGCAAAAGACACATGGGGAGGTGGAGAGTGGGACCATTCCACCAACAGTGAGGTGAGATTTGAGAAGTGGTTTTCCATCTTGGTTGGCCTTTTGAAGTCTTAGGTTTCTTCACTTTGAATCATActttttgatttgattcttGCAACTATGCACGGGCCTAGAATGAAGCTCTGACTCAAGCTCGTTTCGAGGTTCGGTTACTGATGCAGATGCCACTCCATGGAAGAGGAGCAGCAATTTGCACGTCGGTTCTTTAATTCGTAGTTCGCTGGCTGGGCTTTATTGTAATATCTGGGCTTTAGGCCTCTTGGATTTTAGGGCTTTGTTTCTTATTGGGGTGTTTTTGGGCTTCATTGTATATTTTGGGCTGTTAGGCCTTTGGGTGTTATGGGCTTCGGCCCCTCTTGGCTGTACTCtaacttttggttggatttccCTTCCCTtttccttaataaaatgttacttttgcctataaaaaaaaatatccaataaTTTGCCCTGCATCAGTTATGAATCTTCTGTGTGCGGTTCTCTTGTTTTAATTTGTTGGATCGGCAAAATCCATCTCGTCAGATTTTTCAATGAGTAAGGGTTCATTTGGTTGGTATCCAATGAAGAGTGTGAGGCGTTGTCCACAGCTTCCTCCATCCTCTTTGATTCAGCCAAACAAAGACATCATTTATCAAAATCCCCAAACAAAAACGGCTTTTCGAAATCGATCAAAAAGGCTGATTGAAGCAAAGTGACTAaactataaaataataaaaaaaaaagctagtTAAAATAACTGCAACGAAAGATCGAGGTCTAATCTACGGCACACTCTTCATTTTGTCTCGTCTCGGAAAAAACTACGATAGGGATAAAAATGTGTAATTAATTAATATGTAAAGTTCACATATATCATCTTTGGAGTATATATGGCCTGAAAGAGAGATTAGATTGGTAATGTCTTTCAACATGTATATCCATCCTGTGGGGTCCTATGAAATTTAAACAGGGAAAAAACCAACACACCTTTAGTATGTACAATGGCCATGCATGTGATCTAAGTGCAGATAATGGAGATCTTACCCATGGGCTGTGTCTAGTTTTATTCTGGCAAGCAATATCCAAACCAATGGATATACTAATAATACAGCTCACATACTTTGATGGAGAATAATTGCAAATGATGAGGTGATAGGGGACAGTGCAACATCAACCAGAGGGGTATCTTTTCTTTGTCATGCAGGAAAttcgggggaaaaaaaaaacttaaaaaaaaaaataaatcaaattaAACTAGAAAGGTATTGAGAATCAGGAACGGAGCTAGAAGGCCCAGAAATGGGATCAAACGGCTAATAGTAATGTTTTTTCGGAaagtgataattttttttaatctgaagTTGTTCCTTGGGACAATTTTTGTGGCATATGCTATTTGTCAATTGTCATTTGACCGGGATCCTTGTGTTTTGGGAGACAAACGAGAGTGACCTGAGGAAATTCAAGGAATGTAGTATATGCGTTTCACATTCGTGTTCTTTGGGTTCCTCATTTCTCATATTGTAAGTATCGAATCTTtcaagatagagagaaaaagttcTTTGACTTTTATACCATTGTGTTCACATAGGCATGCTAATATTTTCAAATACTCCACATTTGACATGGGAGTTGATGGAATTATAAAATCAATAGAAAAAGCTATCTCTATCTCGATCTCTAAGTCAAATCATCATTTTTAAATATACACTttgcgttcttatgaacttaacttaaacttaacttaaatatgaaaattttgtccttatttgaattttttttgtatttgttagttttatgccaaacttttgtaggttattaattcgtctcgacgagagtaatcagaaaagtaattttttttttttacatttacccaagtattttgagaaataaccattttttaaagtttgacgtaaaactaacaaatgcaaaaaaaattcaaataagaacaaaattctcaaatttaagttaagttcataagaacgcagaAACAATCAAAATTGGTGCACATAAATTTTCGGGTTTTAATTTTGCATAGTTGACATTCCAAagcacccccaaaaaaaaaaaaaaaaaaaaaaatcaatcttgtACTCCTATAATTGTTTTTCTTAGAACTCAATAGGAATTACTCCCTAATAGTACATGGTTTGTAATGTGTGTCTAACGGGTGCATTTGAGTCAAT encodes:
- the LOC131312079 gene encoding putative receptor-like protein kinase At1g80870, which encodes MPSRQFSSPNPKPTLLFLTLTLSFSLFLFCAVLYLLYHLYSSFLRRSRTLPFDSPSSSLLHLQRFSYKELKSATNEFSACNSIGKGGSGTVFRGILRDGKLVAVKTLDSASFQNEREFQNEVEVLGGLNLKSPFIVSLLGFCVYKSKRLLVYEYMPNRSLQESLFGENWRVLNWGRRFEIVLDVSRALEFLHVECDPPVIHGDVKPSNVLLDWENRAKLSDFGLSRVKNEGEFGVVDLFSQELSGNLAGGGGETPGIGTPAESCNEVDFALALQASCSSKNSGIVNLNSFACNYNGNVGRENDGGSRVEKGKEVSIWNFENGDDWNKGVIYDDEVFSADHSKELKLSSESKQWGKDWWWRQDGSGELCSKDYVMEWIGSQICATVNADWDEEKKSSPENTNRENFVRLDNLKEANETQLHDPKGFGTEVSRGWEPRKKHRKMQEWWKEEYLDEISKKTSGNKLKRLETKYIKKGFRIPRFELIRRCKFHKRRKFGNNNRNGVDPNMEFSFRRGWKNKNNCSGGSEMWSGDLFSRELSSTTSMRGTLCYVAPEYGGCGYLMEKADIYSLGVLILVIVSGRRPLHVLSSPMKLEKANLISWCRQLAHSGNVLELVDERLKDEYNKEQASLCINLALACLQKMPELRPDIGEIVKILRGEMHLPPLPFEFSPSPPSKLFSKSRRKQKANAD